The proteins below are encoded in one region of Metabacillus dongyingensis:
- a CDS encoding aldehyde dehydrogenase family protein gives MKKNLFINGEWVHAESYSPLLSPYSGEVIAEVPAATLTEVEMALTAAYEARKTMAVMPSHQRARILENLAALLEQRSDEAAEIIALEAAKPLTTAKGEVDRTIQTYKFSAEEAKRIHGETIPVDAAPGGEGRVAYTVREPIGVIAAITPFNFPMNLVAHKVGPALASGNSVVLKPAAQTPLSSLFLAELLQEAGLPAGAFNVVTGSGRLIGEKLVTDERIQKISFTGSPSVGIGIRNKAGLKKVTLELGSNAAVIIDKGVDIDKIISRCVSGAFAFQGQVCISVQRVYVHEELYETFVEKFVAATQKLKLGDPLDPMTDVSALISPRDIERSLEWIEEAKQKGAIVATGGKSEGNILHPTVLLEVDPSQKVSCQEVFAPIVLINKFSTVDQAIELVNDSRYGLQAGIYTENIRTALMASQKLHVGGVIVNDIPTFRLDHMPYGGVKESGIGREGVKYAIEEMTEQKLVIFNQN, from the coding sequence ATGAAAAAAAACTTATTTATTAACGGTGAGTGGGTACATGCAGAAAGCTATAGTCCTTTATTATCTCCTTACAGTGGAGAGGTGATTGCAGAAGTTCCTGCAGCAACTCTTACAGAAGTAGAAATGGCGTTGACTGCCGCTTATGAAGCCAGAAAAACAATGGCAGTTATGCCAAGTCACCAGCGTGCAAGGATTTTAGAGAATCTTGCAGCTCTATTAGAACAACGATCAGATGAAGCGGCAGAAATAATTGCTCTGGAGGCAGCTAAACCACTAACTACTGCAAAAGGGGAAGTTGATCGCACGATTCAAACATATAAATTTTCTGCTGAAGAAGCAAAACGGATACATGGAGAAACGATACCGGTTGATGCTGCTCCAGGAGGAGAAGGAAGAGTTGCCTATACTGTCCGGGAGCCAATAGGAGTCATTGCGGCTATTACACCCTTTAACTTTCCTATGAACCTAGTAGCACATAAAGTTGGACCTGCACTTGCTTCAGGCAATTCTGTTGTTTTAAAACCGGCTGCACAAACACCATTGTCCTCATTATTTCTTGCTGAGTTACTCCAGGAAGCCGGGTTGCCGGCAGGAGCATTCAATGTGGTAACAGGAAGCGGGAGATTAATAGGGGAAAAGCTTGTGACAGATGAAAGAATTCAAAAGATATCTTTTACAGGAAGCCCCTCCGTAGGCATTGGCATTCGGAATAAAGCCGGATTAAAAAAGGTCACCCTTGAACTGGGTTCTAATGCGGCGGTCATTATTGACAAAGGCGTTGATATTGACAAAATCATTTCACGTTGTGTATCGGGAGCATTTGCATTTCAAGGACAAGTCTGTATTTCCGTTCAGCGGGTTTATGTTCATGAAGAACTATATGAAACATTTGTAGAAAAATTCGTTGCAGCGACTCAAAAGCTAAAACTAGGAGATCCTCTTGATCCGATGACAGATGTTTCTGCATTAATAAGTCCCAGAGACATAGAACGATCCCTCGAATGGATTGAGGAAGCGAAGCAGAAAGGGGCAATAGTGGCCACAGGAGGTAAATCGGAAGGGAATATTTTGCATCCCACTGTTTTATTGGAAGTGGATCCGTCCCAAAAAGTGTCTTGCCAAGAAGTGTTTGCCCCTATCGTATTGATCAATAAATTCTCAACAGTTGATCAAGCTATAGAGCTTGTCAATGATTCTCGCTACGGCTTGCAAGCGGGTATTTACACAGAGAACATCCGTACGGCATTAATGGCTTCGCAAAAGCTGCACGTTGGAGGCGTTATAGTAAATGATATCCCTACATTCCGTCTGGACCATATGCCCTATGGGGGTGTAAAAGAAAGCGGGATTGGACGGGAAGGTGTAAAGTACGCCATTGAGGAAATGACGGAACAAAAATTAGTTATTTTTAATCAAAATTAA
- a CDS encoding endonuclease/exonuclease/phosphatase family protein yields MKLLTLNCHSWQEENQMEKIKTLANTIQEKSYDVIALQEVSQLEDGPIVYDQLKKNNYALVLLDELKQLGVTDYHLVWGFAHMGYPGYEEGLAILSKHPITNKEIFFVTEGRNTWKARSIVCATIQYNERLLSFYSCHLGWWHDEEEPCKFQMDSLLQKLDRSHPYFLMGDFNNSADIRDEGYDYLLSNGLYDTYKLAEEKDSGITVKGKIAGWDENKQDLRIDLILSSDEVKVLSSKVIFNGEHKPVVSDHYGVETEISM; encoded by the coding sequence ATGAAATTATTAACACTTAATTGTCACTCTTGGCAAGAAGAAAACCAGATGGAGAAAATCAAAACACTGGCAAACACAATCCAGGAAAAATCATATGATGTCATTGCCCTTCAGGAAGTCAGCCAGCTTGAAGATGGGCCCATCGTTTATGATCAGTTAAAAAAGAACAATTATGCGTTAGTACTTCTCGATGAGCTGAAACAGCTTGGAGTAACTGATTATCACCTCGTTTGGGGCTTTGCTCACATGGGATATCCTGGATACGAGGAAGGCTTGGCCATTTTATCCAAGCATCCTATAACCAATAAAGAAATCTTCTTCGTTACCGAAGGTCGGAATACCTGGAAAGCCCGCTCTATCGTTTGTGCCACGATTCAATACAATGAGCGATTACTCTCCTTTTACTCATGTCATCTTGGCTGGTGGCATGATGAAGAGGAGCCATGCAAATTCCAGATGGATTCTCTTCTTCAAAAGCTTGACCGATCCCATCCCTACTTTTTAATGGGTGACTTCAATAACAGCGCTGATATAAGAGATGAAGGTTATGACTACCTCCTGTCAAACGGTTTATATGATACCTATAAACTTGCTGAAGAAAAGGATTCAGGCATAACCGTTAAAGGCAAAATTGCCGGCTGGGACGAAAATAAACAGGATTTGCGCATTGATTTGATTTTATCAAGTGATGAGGTTAAAGTTCTGTCATCCAAAGTTATTTTCAACGGTGAACATAAACCTGTCGTTTCAGATCATTATGGTGTTGAGACAGAGATTAGCATGTAA
- a CDS encoding GNAT family N-acetyltransferase, with amino-acid sequence MITIKRLDSADSEGISKLVEESKEDGFRFLERLVTEYQSGENTFQKPGEMLVGAYHDETLIGIGGINQDPYSQHEKAGRIRRFYVSKEHRRQGVGELLLSALLTAADDFFDFAVLRTDTKEASLFYIQAGFIEDNLFENSTHYLDLTRKGENQ; translated from the coding sequence TTGATTACAATAAAACGATTGGATTCAGCAGATTCGGAAGGGATTTCAAAGCTTGTTGAGGAAAGTAAAGAAGATGGATTTCGTTTTTTGGAAAGACTCGTTACTGAGTATCAATCCGGAGAAAATACGTTTCAAAAGCCAGGGGAAATGCTGGTGGGTGCATATCATGATGAAACTCTGATTGGTATCGGGGGCATAAATCAGGATCCATATTCACAGCATGAAAAGGCAGGGCGGATAAGGAGGTTCTATGTTTCAAAAGAACATAGAAGGCAAGGTGTCGGCGAACTTCTATTAAGTGCTCTATTAACGGCAGCTGATGATTTCTTCGATTTCGCTGTGCTAAGAACAGATACTAAGGAAGCGTCCCTCTTTTATATACAGGCGGGATTTATAGAAGATAATCTTTTTGAAAACTCAACACATTATTTAGATTTGACGCGAAAGGGGGAAAATCAATGA
- a CDS encoding DeoR/GlpR family DNA-binding transcription regulator, which translates to MSLLAEERKRVIAELIEKQGKVKVNDLAKDFDVSTETIRRYLEELESEKKLKKVYGGAVKVSDEKEEPALFEREIIRIEEKQCIAQKAVSSINKNDVIFIDEGSTTLQMVRPLCDCPNVTVITNSFPVASLLISYANKNLFDGEVIFIGGSVRSKHYRSSGALAEQMAKEFYVNKAFISIDGISAEEGITCYDLEKAVLSKILIQNAKEVYVLADHSKIGSRANYKMVPIEKVDKIISNADKPADWDILCDWIQC; encoded by the coding sequence ATGTCTTTATTAGCAGAGGAAAGAAAAAGAGTCATTGCGGAGCTAATAGAAAAACAAGGTAAAGTGAAGGTCAACGATCTTGCTAAGGATTTTGACGTATCAACTGAAACCATCAGGCGTTACTTAGAAGAGCTTGAAAGTGAAAAAAAACTTAAAAAAGTGTATGGAGGCGCCGTAAAAGTTTCTGATGAAAAGGAAGAACCAGCACTTTTTGAACGGGAAATCATTAGAATTGAAGAAAAGCAGTGCATCGCACAGAAGGCTGTGTCTTCCATTAATAAAAACGACGTCATATTCATTGATGAAGGAAGTACAACTTTGCAGATGGTCAGGCCATTATGTGATTGTCCAAATGTGACCGTCATTACAAACTCCTTTCCAGTCGCATCGCTCTTGATCTCATACGCCAATAAGAATTTATTTGATGGAGAGGTTATATTTATCGGCGGAAGCGTAAGAAGCAAGCACTATCGGTCTTCGGGAGCTCTGGCAGAGCAAATGGCAAAAGAATTTTACGTGAATAAAGCCTTTATCTCGATAGACGGCATTTCCGCTGAAGAAGGCATTACTTGCTATGATCTTGAAAAGGCGGTTTTATCAAAGATACTCATCCAAAATGCAAAGGAAGTCTATGTTTTAGCCGATCACTCAAAAATTGGCTCACGCGCCAACTATAAAATGGTGCCTATAGAAAAAGTGGACAAAATTATTTCTAATGCCGATAAACCAGCAGACTGGGATATTTTGTGCGATTGGATACAATGCTGA
- a CDS encoding 5-formyltetrahydrofolate cyclo-ligase, whose protein sequence is MKTKDEIRQDKWDRLEKEKLGGFPFPLKNRIPNFKGAAAAAEYAAQLEVYKNADVIKINPDAPQLPLRARVIKDGKTLLVPTPRLKAGFIMLKREWVPEGEERRAVSLKNIREYGKEIPLSGLPRVDLIVAGSVAVHKDGRRIGKGEGYSDREYAILRELGNPHVPVISTIHSIQVTDEEFEVDTYDLPVDYIVTELGVMETNTPYRKPDGIHWDRVTEEEKLEMPVLNEIWELTK, encoded by the coding sequence ATGAAAACGAAAGACGAAATTCGACAGGATAAGTGGGACAGGCTTGAGAAAGAGAAGCTTGGAGGATTTCCGTTTCCTTTGAAAAATAGAATTCCGAATTTTAAGGGAGCAGCGGCGGCAGCAGAATATGCAGCACAGCTTGAGGTATACAAGAACGCTGATGTGATAAAGATTAATCCCGATGCGCCACAGCTTCCCCTTCGTGCCCGTGTCATAAAAGACGGAAAAACACTTCTCGTTCCGACTCCTAGGTTAAAAGCAGGTTTTATTATGCTGAAAAGAGAATGGGTTCCTGAAGGAGAAGAGCGCCGGGCTGTGAGCTTGAAGAATATTAGAGAATATGGAAAAGAAATTCCGTTATCCGGCCTGCCGAGAGTTGACTTAATTGTGGCCGGATCTGTGGCAGTTCATAAAGACGGAAGAAGAATCGGCAAAGGAGAAGGGTATTCGGATCGGGAGTATGCCATTTTGAGAGAGCTTGGGAATCCTCATGTTCCAGTCATATCAACGATCCACAGCATCCAAGTGACGGATGAGGAGTTTGAGGTGGATACATATGATTTGCCTGTGGATTATATCGTAACAGAGCTTGGTGTGATGGAAACGAACACACCATACAGGAAGCCGGACGGCATTCATTGGGATAGGGTAACAGAAGAAGAAAAACTGGAGATGCCGGTTTTAAATGAGATTTGGGAGCTGACGAAATAA
- a CDS encoding PTS transporter subunit IIBC: protein MKNLLSFDFWQKFGKALMVVVAVMPAAGIMISLGKLIAMSGGDITLVQTIARVMEDIGWGIITNLHILFAVAIGGSWAKERAGGAFAALIAFILINRITGAIFGVNSAMLADPEATVNSLFGQELIVKDYFTSVLGAPALNMGVFVGIIAGFLGANLFNKYYNYNKLPESLSFFNGKRFVPFAVIGGSVVTAIVLSLVWPFIQGLLNDFGQWIATSRNTAPIVAPFIFGALERLLLPFGLHHMLTVPMNYTSLGGTYEILTGGSAGSTVSGQDPLWLAWIADLNNFLAAGDTASYNQLLNEVTPARFKVGQMILSTASLIGIAYAMYRNVDKEKRTKYKSMFLSAGLAVFLTGVTEPIEFMFMFAAPVLYVVYAITTGLAFAIVDIIDIRVHSFGFIELLTRTPMIIKAGLWMDIVNFVLACLVFFGLNFGIANFMIKRFNFPTPGRNGNYIDSEEPAAKGTGAVNSDSQASAIITLLGGSANIEDVDACMTRLRVTVKDSGKVAGEAQWKENGALGLIIKDKGVQAIYGPKADVLKSDIQDTLGA, encoded by the coding sequence ATGAAGAACTTATTATCGTTTGATTTCTGGCAAAAATTCGGAAAAGCCTTGATGGTTGTTGTAGCAGTTATGCCAGCAGCCGGTATTATGATCTCACTTGGCAAGTTAATCGCCATGTCAGGCGGAGACATCACGCTCGTGCAAACGATTGCACGTGTAATGGAAGACATCGGCTGGGGAATTATTACCAATCTCCACATCCTGTTTGCAGTTGCAATTGGGGGTTCCTGGGCTAAGGAACGCGCCGGCGGAGCATTCGCTGCATTAATCGCCTTCATTCTTATTAACCGTATTACAGGAGCGATCTTCGGAGTTAATTCTGCTATGCTTGCAGACCCTGAAGCGACTGTAAATTCTTTATTCGGACAAGAATTAATTGTTAAGGATTACTTCACATCTGTATTAGGTGCTCCGGCATTAAACATGGGTGTATTCGTGGGGATTATCGCAGGTTTCCTTGGTGCAAACCTGTTCAACAAATATTACAATTACAATAAGCTTCCAGAATCGCTTTCATTCTTTAACGGCAAGCGCTTTGTGCCTTTCGCAGTTATCGGCGGATCTGTTGTAACCGCTATCGTATTATCTCTAGTTTGGCCATTTATTCAAGGACTTTTAAATGACTTCGGTCAATGGATTGCCACTTCACGCAACACGGCACCAATTGTTGCACCATTTATATTTGGCGCACTTGAGCGTCTGCTTCTTCCTTTCGGCCTTCATCACATGCTGACAGTGCCGATGAATTATACGTCTCTTGGCGGAACATACGAAATCTTAACTGGCGGAAGCGCTGGTTCAACAGTATCCGGTCAAGATCCTTTATGGCTTGCATGGATTGCCGACTTAAATAACTTCCTTGCAGCAGGAGATACTGCAAGCTACAATCAGTTGTTAAATGAAGTGACTCCAGCCCGTTTTAAAGTTGGACAAATGATTCTTTCTACAGCTTCACTGATCGGTATTGCTTATGCGATGTACCGCAATGTTGATAAAGAAAAACGCACGAAATATAAATCAATGTTCTTATCTGCAGGTCTTGCAGTATTTTTAACTGGTGTAACAGAACCAATCGAATTCATGTTCATGTTCGCTGCTCCTGTACTGTATGTTGTATACGCTATTACAACAGGGCTTGCATTTGCGATCGTAGATATCATCGACATCCGTGTTCACTCATTTGGTTTCATTGAGTTATTAACCCGTACTCCAATGATCATTAAAGCCGGATTATGGATGGATATTGTGAACTTTGTTCTTGCATGTTTAGTATTCTTTGGTCTTAACTTCGGAATCGCTAACTTCATGATCAAACGATTTAACTTCCCTACTCCGGGCCGCAATGGAAACTACATCGATTCTGAAGAGCCTGCTGCTAAAGGCACTGGTGCAGTAAACAGCGATTCACAGGCTTCTGCTATCATTACTTTACTTGGCGGATCTGCTAATATAGAAGATGTAGATGCATGTATGACACGCCTTCGTGTTACTGTAAAAGATTCAGGCAAGGTTGCAGGCGAGGCGCAATGGAAAGAGAACGGCGCTCTTGGTTTAATTATTAAAGACAAAGGTGTACAAGCAATCTACGGACCGAAAGCAGATGTTTTAAAATCTGATATTCAAGATACGTTAGGAGCTTAA
- a CDS encoding amino acid permease has protein sequence MSSNNEELARGLKSRHVTMIALGGAIGAGIFQGSSSSIELAGPGVILSYLLAGIILYFVMQAMAEMAVQQPEAKTLRDLIQTILGPYAGFFAGWIYFISWMLVMAAEMAAAAGFLKYWFPDTPLWLLSLLVSVLITVINLFAVNIFGETEYWLSALKVSVLTLFILLGGVLIFAGFNGESAAGFGNLTAHGGFLPFGISGIAASMLVVMFSFGGTEMIGMTLGETENPEKVIPKAARSVIIRILVFYVLPILVIVSLMPWNEVGKQSPFVTVFDTLGIPYVGGFMNFVLLTAVISAANTGMYAASRLLYTQALDGNAPKFFSKLSSKRVPVRALLASTSFLYVGVIIAVFAEGETFGYLMVVPGYAILTIWIMLTIAHLKSRKPGVALKGFFVKSYPYTSWFSLIALLAILVGILMTSPPIGTFITLAICIILSLIYMIGAKK, from the coding sequence ATGAGTTCAAATAATGAAGAATTAGCAAGAGGACTGAAATCAAGGCATGTGACTATGATTGCCCTTGGCGGAGCGATCGGAGCAGGCATTTTTCAGGGCAGCAGTTCATCCATTGAGCTTGCGGGACCTGGCGTTATTTTATCTTATTTATTAGCGGGCATTATTTTATATTTTGTCATGCAGGCTATGGCTGAAATGGCTGTTCAGCAGCCTGAAGCGAAAACTTTGAGAGATTTGATTCAGACGATTCTCGGACCATATGCCGGATTCTTTGCAGGGTGGATTTATTTCATCAGCTGGATGCTTGTTATGGCAGCAGAAATGGCAGCTGCAGCCGGGTTTTTGAAATATTGGTTTCCAGATACACCGCTATGGCTGCTGTCGCTGCTTGTTTCTGTATTAATCACAGTTATTAACTTGTTTGCGGTTAATATATTTGGAGAGACAGAGTACTGGCTTTCTGCGTTAAAGGTATCCGTTTTGACCCTGTTTATTTTACTTGGAGGCGTTCTGATTTTTGCAGGCTTTAATGGAGAAAGTGCAGCCGGGTTTGGAAATCTTACCGCGCATGGCGGCTTTCTTCCGTTTGGCATATCAGGCATTGCCGCTTCTATGCTTGTTGTTATGTTTTCATTTGGCGGAACTGAAATGATCGGTATGACGCTTGGAGAAACAGAAAATCCCGAAAAGGTTATACCAAAAGCAGCACGCAGCGTTATTATCCGAATATTAGTCTTTTATGTCCTTCCGATACTTGTCATTGTCAGTCTGATGCCATGGAATGAGGTTGGCAAGCAAAGCCCGTTTGTAACAGTATTCGATACACTTGGCATTCCTTATGTAGGAGGCTTTATGAATTTTGTCCTGCTGACTGCTGTGATATCTGCGGCAAACACTGGGATGTATGCTGCATCCCGTCTCCTGTATACACAGGCTTTGGACGGAAACGCACCGAAATTTTTCTCGAAGTTATCTTCTAAGCGTGTTCCTGTCAGAGCGCTGCTTGCAAGTACTTCATTCTTATATGTCGGAGTAATCATTGCGGTATTTGCTGAAGGCGAAACGTTTGGCTATCTGATGGTGGTGCCTGGGTATGCGATTTTAACGATCTGGATTATGCTTACGATTGCTCATTTGAAAAGCAGAAAACCAGGAGTTGCATTAAAAGGTTTTTTTGTAAAAAGCTATCCATATACATCATGGTTTTCACTAATTGCATTACTTGCGATTCTAGTTGGGATATTAATGACTTCACCGCCTATTGGTACGTTTATCACACTGGCGATATGCATCATTTTGTCGCTGATATACATGATTGGTGCAAAAAAATAA
- a CDS encoding DedA family protein, with product MLDFIINLLREFGIWGLMAGLAIEASSLPFPGSLITLAYGYLLDLSILQLIWIALLGSAVYTVFSFIPYWIGYKLEHKMKKKLTKKKKTFEKTQRWFNKCGLWSIAIARPLGIGNYISYVSGLSKVKALPFAGLTFLGVFPLNITMLWLGQIGSLKSITAFMSDMQTYMIIAAGLALVLFLLYRFVYKKKDCSDSASSSSQKV from the coding sequence ATGTTAGATTTCATCATAAATCTATTGCGGGAGTTTGGAATATGGGGTCTGATGGCGGGTCTTGCAATTGAAGCTTCATCCCTGCCTTTTCCAGGTTCACTTATAACCCTTGCGTATGGCTATTTATTGGATTTATCGATTCTCCAATTAATCTGGATTGCCCTTTTAGGCAGTGCAGTTTACACGGTATTCAGTTTTATTCCTTATTGGATTGGATATAAATTAGAGCATAAAATGAAAAAGAAGCTGACAAAAAAGAAAAAAACATTTGAAAAAACGCAGCGCTGGTTTAATAAATGCGGTCTTTGGAGCATTGCCATTGCACGGCCCTTAGGAATCGGCAATTATATTTCTTACGTTTCAGGACTGTCAAAAGTGAAGGCTTTGCCATTTGCCGGCCTTACATTTTTAGGGGTATTCCCTCTAAATATCACCATGCTCTGGCTTGGACAAATTGGCAGCCTAAAATCGATTACTGCATTCATGTCTGATATGCAGACTTATATGATAATTGCTGCCGGATTGGCGCTTGTCCTATTCCTTCTCTACCGTTTTGTCTACAAGAAGAAGGATTGTTCTGATTCAGCCAGTTCCTCTAGTCAAAAGGTATAA
- a CDS encoding YihY/virulence factor BrkB family protein codes for MKDLLRRIHQHELNDLSAVIAYYFLLSLFPLLIFLIAMFPYFSLDVSPLLTWINHYVPSETAELLTEQIKSLFGETNSYILAFGLIAALWSASNATHILIRAFNRALEIKETRPFIKVRIDALLLAAGLIIIITIALLLPVFGRVIIYSATRYAPFLENIHPLLNQARWFLSFFMINLVLLALYYFAPNEKLEFFDIYFGSLLATTLWIISSYGFSFYVDNFKAFNAAYGSLGGIIILLIWLYFTAFSILLGGEINAMRVCRRKKKYCPD; via the coding sequence ATGAAAGATTTGCTAAGAAGAATTCACCAGCACGAATTAAACGACTTATCAGCCGTTATTGCCTATTATTTTTTACTTTCCCTTTTTCCGCTGCTTATTTTTTTAATTGCCATGTTTCCATATTTTTCGCTCGATGTTTCTCCATTATTAACATGGATTAATCACTACGTTCCTTCTGAAACAGCTGAACTGCTTACAGAACAGATCAAAAGTCTGTTTGGGGAAACAAATAGCTACATTCTCGCATTCGGCCTGATCGCAGCGCTCTGGTCTGCAAGTAACGCAACACATATTTTGATTCGGGCATTTAACCGGGCACTGGAAATTAAAGAAACCCGTCCTTTCATTAAAGTCCGCATTGATGCCTTGCTGTTGGCAGCGGGCCTTATCATTATCATTACAATTGCCCTGCTTCTGCCTGTATTTGGGAGAGTTATCATCTACAGTGCGACTCGGTATGCGCCCTTTCTTGAAAATATTCATCCGCTATTGAATCAGGCCAGGTGGTTTCTTTCATTTTTCATGATTAACCTGGTTTTGCTCGCCCTTTATTATTTTGCGCCAAATGAAAAGCTTGAATTTTTTGATATCTATTTCGGTTCTCTTTTAGCCACAACGCTATGGATTATAAGCTCATATGGGTTTTCTTTTTACGTTGATAATTTCAAAGCATTTAATGCTGCTTATGGAAGTTTGGGAGGCATCATTATTTTACTGATTTGGCTGTATTTCACAGCCTTCTCCATTTTGCTTGGCGGTGAAATAAATGCGATGCGCGTCTGCCGGAGAAAGAAAAAATACTGTCCTGACTGA
- a CDS encoding nitric oxide synthase oxygenase: MIEAEKFIRQCYQELGKTEEETVARLLQIKSLLGKEGQYHLTFEELEHGAKLAWRNSNKCIGRLFWNTLRVVDARDLVAEEEIRDALFSHIEYATNNGKIRPLITIFKPVEDGTEPVRIWNHQLLRYAGYETDSGIVGDPGSIAFTKKCEELGWAGGGTDYDLLPLVIQAGNREPVWYEIPSEIVFEIPITHPQFPEFCELNSKWYAVPIISDMSLEIGGITFPAAPFNGWYMGTEIGARNLADEGRYNMLPKVASIMGMDTSSNATLWKDRALVELNVAVLHSFKEAGASIVDHHTAAQQFKRFEHNEAAVGRDVTGDWTWLIPPVSPAVTHIFHKQYENKIVKPNYFYQDRAY; encoded by the coding sequence ATGATAGAGGCAGAAAAATTTATCAGACAATGTTATCAGGAGCTGGGCAAAACGGAAGAAGAAACCGTTGCCCGTCTTTTGCAAATCAAATCTCTGCTGGGTAAAGAGGGTCAGTATCATTTAACGTTTGAAGAACTTGAGCACGGAGCTAAACTGGCGTGGAGAAACAGCAATAAGTGCATTGGCCGCTTATTCTGGAACACGCTAAGAGTTGTGGATGCAAGAGACCTTGTGGCGGAAGAAGAAATTAGGGACGCACTGTTTTCGCATATTGAATATGCAACCAACAATGGCAAAATCCGTCCGCTGATTACGATTTTTAAGCCTGTTGAGGATGGGACCGAACCTGTCCGAATCTGGAATCACCAGCTGCTGAGATATGCGGGCTATGAAACGGATTCAGGCATTGTCGGCGATCCAGGGTCCATCGCATTTACAAAGAAATGTGAAGAGCTTGGATGGGCGGGAGGGGGAACGGACTATGATCTGCTTCCGCTTGTCATACAGGCAGGAAATCGGGAGCCGGTGTGGTATGAAATCCCTTCTGAAATTGTGTTTGAAATTCCAATCACGCATCCTCAATTCCCGGAGTTCTGCGAGCTGAATTCCAAATGGTACGCTGTTCCGATTATATCCGACATGAGCCTTGAGATAGGCGGGATAACGTTTCCTGCAGCACCGTTCAATGGCTGGTATATGGGAACGGAAATCGGGGCAAGGAATTTAGCTGACGAGGGAAGATATAACATGCTTCCAAAAGTGGCTTCAATTATGGGAATGGATACCTCCTCCAATGCGACGCTTTGGAAAGACAGAGCACTTGTTGAACTGAATGTTGCTGTATTGCATTCTTTCAAAGAAGCAGGAGCAAGCATTGTAGATCATCATACCGCTGCCCAGCAATTTAAACGCTTTGAGCACAACGAAGCGGCAGTGGGACGGGATGTAACTGGAGATTGGACATGGCTGATTCCTCCGGTTTCACCTGCTGTGACTCATATTTTTCATAAACAGTATGAAAATAAAATCGTAAAGCCGAATTATTTTTATCAGGATCGTGCTTATTAG